A DNA window from Rhizobium sp. NXC14 contains the following coding sequences:
- the yjfF gene encoding galactofuranose ABC transporter, permease protein YjfF, translating into MNSKYLPLLATIVIFVLAYAGCTLQYPNMLSTRVIGNLLTDNAFLGIAAVGMTFVIISGGIDLSIGSVIAFTGVFLAVILQNTSIHPLLAFALVLVITTAFGAIMGAIIHYLEMPAFIVTLAGMFLARGIAFVLSIDSIPINHDYYSTLTSLYWRLPGGGRLTLIGAVMLLVFAAGIFIAHRTRFGTNVYALGGGPQTARLMGVPVGRTTIQIYALSGFLAGLSGIVFSLYTSAGYSLAAVGVELDAIAAVVIGGTLLTGGAGFVAGTLIGILIQGLIQTYITFDGTLSSWWTKILIGLLLFAFILMQKAILFLSSLNKRYA; encoded by the coding sequence ATGAACTCCAAATATCTGCCGCTGCTTGCGACCATCGTCATCTTCGTGCTCGCTTATGCCGGCTGCACGCTGCAATACCCGAACATGCTGTCGACGCGGGTCATCGGCAATCTTCTGACCGACAATGCCTTCCTCGGCATTGCCGCCGTCGGCATGACCTTCGTCATCATCTCCGGCGGCATCGATCTGTCGATCGGTTCGGTCATCGCCTTCACCGGCGTGTTCCTTGCGGTGATCCTGCAGAACACCTCGATCCATCCGCTGCTTGCCTTTGCGCTGGTCCTCGTCATTACCACCGCCTTCGGCGCCATCATGGGCGCCATCATCCACTATCTCGAAATGCCGGCCTTCATCGTCACGCTTGCCGGCATGTTCCTGGCGCGCGGTATCGCCTTCGTGCTCTCGATCGACAGTATTCCGATCAACCACGACTATTATTCCACGCTGACGAGCCTCTATTGGCGGCTGCCCGGCGGTGGACGGCTGACGCTGATCGGCGCTGTCATGCTTCTGGTCTTTGCCGCCGGCATCTTCATCGCCCACCGCACCCGCTTCGGTACCAACGTCTATGCACTCGGCGGCGGGCCGCAGACGGCGCGGTTGATGGGCGTGCCGGTCGGCCGCACGACGATCCAGATCTACGCACTGTCGGGTTTTCTCGCTGGTCTATCCGGAATCGTTTTTTCGCTGTACACCTCTGCAGGATATTCTCTTGCGGCAGTCGGCGTCGAACTTGACGCCATCGCTGCGGTGGTCATTGGGGGGACGCTGCTGACCGGAGGAGCGGGCTTCGTGGCGGGAACCTTGATCGGGATTCTGATCCAGGGACTCATTCAGACCTACATCACCTTCGACGGCACGCTGTCGAGCTGGTGGACGAAGATTCTGATTGGCCTGCTGCTATTTGCATTTATTCTGATGCAGAAGGCGATCCTGTTCCTTTCCAGCCTGAACAAGAGGTATGCCTGA
- a CDS encoding FadR/GntR family transcriptional regulator, with product MRNKFIEARKTGRRTRTSHAQVVDELGKAIVAGTYPVGSILPGDTELAQRFKVSRTVLRETMKTLAAKGMVVAKARVGTRVTEKTLWNMFDSEIIAWHFDNGVTEEFLLHLYDIRLAVEPFAAGLVADRASTEEIETLRELAQEMAASGHTADSLALADLRFHLAIAEASHNPFMRTLGSLIEAALVGMFRISTPPSENGFANIADTHMRIVDAIVSGDSAAARRAMEVVIVDGRDHVHEAFAAHGSPVVLGPISPAI from the coding sequence TTGCGCAACAAATTCATCGAGGCACGCAAGACAGGGCGCCGAACCCGGACGAGCCATGCACAGGTGGTCGACGAGCTCGGTAAGGCAATCGTCGCCGGCACCTATCCGGTCGGCTCGATCCTGCCCGGCGATACCGAACTGGCTCAACGCTTTAAGGTGTCGCGCACCGTCTTGCGTGAAACGATGAAGACGCTCGCAGCCAAGGGCATGGTTGTCGCCAAGGCGCGGGTTGGCACGCGCGTGACCGAGAAAACCCTCTGGAACATGTTCGACAGCGAAATCATCGCCTGGCACTTCGATAATGGCGTGACGGAAGAATTCCTGCTGCATCTTTACGATATCCGTCTTGCCGTCGAACCCTTCGCCGCAGGTCTCGTCGCCGATCGCGCCAGCACCGAGGAAATCGAGACGCTTCGCGAACTGGCGCAGGAAATGGCGGCCAGCGGGCATACGGCCGACAGCTTGGCGCTCGCCGACCTGCGCTTTCACCTGGCGATAGCCGAAGCCTCGCACAATCCTTTCATGCGCACCCTCGGCAGCCTCATCGAAGCGGCCCTGGTCGGCATGTTCCGCATCAGCACGCCGCCCTCCGAAAACGGGTTCGCCAATATCGCCGATACCCACATGCGCATCGTCGATGCCATCGTTTCGGGCGACAGTGCCGCGGCTCGGCGTGCGATGGAGGTCGTGATCGTGGATGGCCGCGATCACGTGCACGAGGCCTTCGCGGCCCACGGCTCTCCTGTTGTCCTGGGGCCGATTTCACCCGCAATCTAA
- the glmU gene encoding bifunctional UDP-N-acetylglucosamine diphosphorylase/glucosamine-1-phosphate N-acetyltransferase GlmU gives MERTCLAVILAAGDSTRMKSSKSKVLHPVAGRPMIAHVVEAVASAGISSVALVVGRNAEEVAKAASIDGVGIEACLQKERLGTGHAVLAAREAIARGYDDILVTYGDVPLQTDGPLKAARQGLADGSDIVVIGFHTDRPTGYGRLLVKDGELIAIREEKDATDAERAVTWCNSGLMAINGRKALDLLSRIGNANAKGEFYLTDLVEIARSLGGRVTAVDAPEIEMTGCNNRAELAVIERFWQERRRREMMLAGVTMIAPETVFLSYDTVIAQDALIEPNVVFGPGAVIDSGAIIHSFSHIEGAHVSEGATVGPFARLRPGADLANGSKVGNFCEVKNGRIGEGAKVNHLTYIGDAVVGAGSNIGAGTITCNYDGVNKSETVIGQNAFIGSNSSLVAPVTIGDGAYIASGSVITANVPADALALGRARQEIKPGRATLLRERALAIKAVKKAKV, from the coding sequence ATGGAACGTACTTGTCTTGCCGTCATCCTTGCCGCCGGTGACAGCACGCGGATGAAATCTTCGAAATCGAAAGTGCTGCATCCGGTCGCCGGCCGTCCGATGATCGCCCATGTGGTCGAGGCGGTCGCCTCCGCCGGCATTTCCTCCGTCGCCCTCGTCGTCGGCCGCAATGCCGAGGAGGTGGCAAAGGCCGCAAGCATAGACGGTGTCGGCATCGAAGCCTGTCTGCAGAAGGAGCGCCTCGGCACTGGCCATGCGGTGCTGGCGGCGCGCGAGGCCATCGCCAGAGGCTATGACGACATCCTCGTTACCTATGGCGACGTGCCGCTCCAGACCGACGGGCCGCTCAAGGCCGCCCGCCAGGGACTCGCCGACGGCAGCGACATCGTCGTCATCGGTTTTCATACCGACCGGCCGACCGGCTATGGCCGCCTGCTCGTCAAGGACGGCGAACTCATCGCCATCCGCGAGGAGAAGGACGCGACCGACGCCGAGCGGGCTGTGACCTGGTGCAACAGCGGATTGATGGCGATCAACGGCCGCAAGGCGCTCGATCTTCTCTCGCGCATCGGTAATGCCAATGCCAAGGGCGAATTCTATCTGACCGATCTCGTCGAGATCGCCCGTTCGCTCGGTGGCCGCGTCACCGCGGTCGACGCCCCCGAAATCGAGATGACCGGCTGCAACAACCGCGCCGAACTCGCCGTCATCGAACGCTTTTGGCAGGAGCGTCGCCGCCGCGAGATGATGCTCGCAGGCGTTACGATGATCGCGCCGGAAACGGTGTTCCTCTCCTACGACACCGTCATCGCCCAAGACGCGCTGATTGAGCCGAACGTGGTCTTCGGACCCGGTGCCGTGATCGACAGCGGCGCCATCATCCACTCCTTCTCGCATATCGAGGGCGCCCATGTCAGCGAAGGCGCGACCGTCGGCCCCTTTGCGCGGCTGCGGCCGGGTGCCGATCTCGCCAACGGTTCGAAGGTCGGCAATTTCTGCGAGGTCAAGAACGGCCGGATCGGCGAGGGCGCCAAGGTCAACCATCTGACTTATATCGGCGATGCCGTGGTCGGTGCCGGCAGCAACATCGGTGCGGGCACGATCACCTGCAATTATGACGGGGTCAACAAGAGCGAAACGGTGATCGGGCAAAACGCCTTCATCGGATCCAATTCCTCGCTGGTCGCGCCGGTGACGATCGGTGACGGCGCCTATATCGCCTCCGGCAGCGTCATCACCGCCAACGTGCCGGCCGATGCGCTGGCGCTCGGACGCGCCCGCCAGGAGATCAAGCCCGGCCGCGCGACGCTGTTGCGCGAGCGTGCGCTCGCCATAAAGGCGGTGAAGAAGGCCAAGGTTTAA
- the glmS gene encoding glutamine--fructose-6-phosphate transaminase (isomerizing), producing MCGIVGIVGTQPVAGRLVDALKRLEYRGYDSAGVATIHEGVMDRRRAEGKLFNLEKRLDAEPLPGAVGIAHTRWATHGVPNETNAHPHFVEGVAVVHNGIIENFSDLRDELTEAGAVFDTQTDTEVVAQLMAKYLREGLEPRAAMLKMLNRVTGAYALAVMLKADPGTIMAARSGPPLAVGYGRGEMFLGSDAIALSPFTNEITYLADGDCALITRDGVAVLDFAGKPVKRARQISQATAYVVDKGNHRHFMEKEIYEQPEVISHALSHYVDFAENTIGANAAAIDFKAASSLAISACGTAYLAGLVGKYWFERYARLPVEIDVASEFRYREMPLSPSQAALFISQSGETADTLASLRYCRDNGLKIGAVVNVRESTIARESDAVFPIMAGPEIGVASTKAFTCQLAVLASLAIGAGKARGTVSAEEERALVRHLAEMPRIMSRVLNLIQPQMESLSRELSKCRDVLYLGRGTSFPLAMEGALKLKEISYIHAEGYAAGELKHGPIALIDENMPVIVIAPYDRFFEKTVSNMQEVAARGGRIIFITDDAGAAASKLPTMATITLPVVDEIIAPMIFSLPIQLLAYHTAVFMGTDVDQPRNLAKSVTVE from the coding sequence ATGTGCGGAATTGTGGGGATCGTCGGAACTCAGCCTGTCGCCGGGCGCCTGGTCGATGCGCTGAAGCGCCTGGAATATCGCGGTTATGATTCTGCCGGTGTCGCCACGATCCACGAGGGCGTGATGGATCGCCGCCGCGCCGAGGGCAAGCTCTTCAATCTGGAAAAGCGCCTCGACGCCGAACCGTTGCCAGGTGCGGTCGGTATTGCCCATACGCGCTGGGCAACCCACGGCGTGCCCAACGAGACCAATGCCCATCCGCATTTCGTTGAAGGCGTGGCCGTCGTTCATAACGGCATCATCGAAAATTTCTCCGATCTTCGCGATGAACTGACCGAAGCGGGCGCGGTCTTCGACACTCAGACCGATACCGAAGTCGTTGCCCAACTGATGGCGAAATATCTGCGCGAGGGGCTCGAGCCGCGCGCCGCCATGTTGAAGATGCTGAACCGGGTGACCGGCGCCTATGCGCTGGCCGTCATGCTCAAGGCCGATCCCGGCACGATCATGGCCGCCCGCTCAGGCCCGCCGCTTGCCGTCGGCTACGGCCGTGGCGAGATGTTCCTGGGGTCGGATGCGATTGCGCTTTCGCCCTTCACCAACGAGATCACCTATCTGGCCGACGGCGATTGCGCCCTCATCACGCGCGACGGCGTCGCCGTGCTCGATTTTGCCGGAAAGCCGGTCAAACGAGCCCGCCAGATCTCGCAGGCGACCGCCTATGTCGTCGACAAGGGCAATCACCGCCATTTCATGGAAAAGGAAATCTACGAGCAGCCGGAGGTGATCTCCCACGCGCTCAGCCACTATGTGGATTTCGCCGAGAACACGATCGGCGCCAATGCCGCCGCTATCGATTTCAAGGCGGCAAGCAGCCTTGCGATTTCGGCCTGCGGCACCGCCTATCTCGCAGGCCTTGTCGGCAAATACTGGTTCGAGCGTTATGCCCGTCTGCCTGTTGAGATCGACGTCGCCTCCGAATTCCGCTACCGCGAAATGCCGCTCTCACCATCGCAGGCCGCACTCTTCATCTCCCAGTCGGGCGAGACCGCCGATACGCTGGCATCGCTGCGTTATTGCCGCGACAACGGCTTGAAGATCGGCGCTGTCGTCAATGTGCGCGAATCGACGATCGCCCGCGAATCCGACGCCGTCTTCCCGATCATGGCCGGTCCCGAAATCGGCGTCGCCTCGACCAAGGCCTTCACCTGCCAGCTCGCTGTGCTGGCGTCGCTGGCGATCGGCGCCGGCAAGGCGCGCGGCACGGTGAGTGCTGAGGAGGAGAGGGCGCTGGTGCGCCATCTCGCCGAGATGCCGCGGATCATGAGCCGGGTGCTGAACCTGATCCAGCCGCAGATGGAAAGCCTGTCGCGCGAACTGTCGAAATGCAGGGACGTGCTCTATCTCGGCCGCGGCACCAGCTTCCCGCTCGCCATGGAAGGCGCGCTGAAGCTCAAGGAAATTTCCTATATCCACGCCGAAGGCTATGCCGCCGGTGAGTTGAAGCACGGGCCGATAGCGCTGATCGACGAGAACATGCCGGTCATCGTCATTGCCCCTTACGACCGCTTCTTCGAAAAGACCGTTTCGAACATGCAGGAGGTCGCAGCCCGCGGCGGCCGCATCATTTTCATCACCGACGACGCGGGTGCGGCCGCCTCGAAACTGCCGACCATGGCAACGATTACCCTGCCTGTCGTCGACGAAATCATCGCGCCTATGATCTTTTCGCTGCCGATCCAGCTGCTCGCCTATCACACTGCCGTTTTCATGGGCACCGACGTCGATCAGCCGCGCAACCTGGCGAAATCAGTAACAGTGGAATAA
- a CDS encoding DUF502 domain-containing protein, with product MTDNTPRMPVATRLRNNFLAGLIICAPIAITIWLTWTFIHWSDSWVRPYIPARWNPESYLNFAIPGFGLLTAVVLITVVGFLGKNLIGQSIVGFGESVVQRMPLVRTIYRSVKQIFETVLKEQSNSFKKVGLIEYPSPGLWALVFVATDAKGEIASKFNAMGQDMVAVFLPPTPVPTAGFLVFVPREKIVLLDMSPEDAAKFLISGGLVAPEIPQSEPKPKHLPRPKPVAVSKAD from the coding sequence ATGACCGACAACACCCCCAGAATGCCGGTCGCGACCCGGCTGAGGAATAATTTTCTCGCAGGCCTGATCATCTGCGCGCCGATCGCGATTACCATCTGGCTGACCTGGACCTTCATCCACTGGTCGGACAGCTGGGTCAGGCCCTATATTCCGGCGCGCTGGAATCCGGAAAGCTATCTCAATTTCGCCATTCCCGGTTTCGGCCTGCTGACGGCCGTCGTGCTGATCACCGTTGTCGGTTTTCTCGGCAAGAACCTGATCGGCCAGAGCATCGTCGGTTTCGGCGAATCGGTCGTCCAGCGCATGCCGCTGGTGCGCACGATCTATAGAAGCGTGAAGCAGATTTTCGAAACGGTGCTGAAGGAGCAGTCTAACTCCTTCAAGAAAGTCGGCCTCATCGAATATCCCAGTCCCGGCCTCTGGGCGCTGGTTTTCGTGGCCACCGATGCCAAGGGCGAGATCGCTTCGAAGTTCAACGCCATGGGCCAGGATATGGTCGCGGTCTTCCTGCCGCCGACTCCGGTGCCGACCGCCGGTTTCCTCGTCTTCGTGCCGCGCGAGAAGATCGTGTTGCTCGACATGTCGCCGGAAGACGCGGCTAAATTCCTGATCTCAGGCGGGCTCGTGGCTCCTGAAATCCCTCAGTCCGAGCCGAAGCCGAAGCATTTGCCGCGGCCGAAGCCGGTGGCGGTTTCCAAGGCTGATTGA
- the recG gene encoding ATP-dependent DNA helicase RecG, giving the protein MRPAILDPLFSPVSGLPGVGPKIAELLVKLLGRETPEDCRVIDLLFHAPFSLIDRRNQPGIARAPQGAIVTITARVDRHQVPPRGKTNVPYRVFLHDETGELTLVFFRGQAAWLEKQLPIDAEVTVSGKIDWFNGRASMVHPDYIVKAEEAESLPLVEPIYPLTAGLSPKTLRKIIEAALPRFPEMPEWIDLTLTQKQGLPSIRDSFHVLHEPRDPADVDPQAPARRRLAYDEFLAGQLSLSLVRQRLRKVAGQPVHATGAVGSKIVKALPFSLTSSQNDAIAEILKDMAGQERMLRLLQGDVGSGKTLVALMAMAAVIEAGGQAVLMAPTEILARQHHATISKFAASAGLGIEVLTGRTKGREREDILERIGSGAAQIIIGTHALFQESVSYANLMLAVVDEQHRFGVHQRLRLTAKGISPHMLVMTATPIPRTLVLAAFGDMDVSKLTEKPAGRKPIQTITVPMERTGEIVGRLRGAIAEGKKAYWICPLVEESEELDLMSAEERHATLVSALGPNIGLIHGRMSGAEKDAAMMAFKNGETRLLVATTVVEVGVDVPDATIMVIEHAERFGLAQLHQLRGRVGRGDEASTCILLYKGPLGETGHSRLSIMRETEDGFRIAEEDLKLRGEGELLGTRQSGTPGFRIASLEAHADLLEIARKDAAYLIERDPELTSERGQSIRTLLYLFRRDEAIRFLRAG; this is encoded by the coding sequence ATGCGCCCCGCCATTCTCGATCCCCTGTTTTCTCCCGTTTCGGGCCTTCCGGGCGTCGGCCCGAAAATCGCCGAACTGCTGGTCAAGCTGCTCGGACGCGAGACGCCGGAGGATTGCCGGGTCATCGACCTTTTGTTTCACGCACCCTTCTCGCTGATCGACCGGCGCAATCAGCCGGGGATCGCCCGGGCGCCGCAGGGCGCGATCGTCACCATCACCGCACGTGTCGATCGGCATCAGGTGCCGCCGCGCGGCAAAACCAATGTCCCCTATCGGGTCTTCCTGCACGACGAGACCGGCGAGCTGACGCTGGTCTTCTTCCGCGGCCAGGCGGCATGGCTGGAAAAGCAGCTGCCCATCGATGCGGAGGTGACGGTCAGCGGCAAGATCGACTGGTTCAACGGCCGCGCCTCGATGGTGCATCCCGACTATATCGTCAAAGCGGAGGAGGCCGAAAGCCTGCCGCTCGTCGAGCCGATCTATCCGCTGACGGCCGGGCTTTCGCCGAAAACGCTGCGCAAGATTATCGAGGCCGCCCTGCCGCGCTTTCCGGAGATGCCGGAATGGATCGACCTGACGCTGACGCAGAAGCAGGGTCTGCCGTCGATCCGGGACAGCTTTCATGTGCTGCACGAGCCGCGCGATCCCGCAGATGTCGATCCACAGGCCCCTGCCCGAAGGCGGCTTGCCTATGACGAATTTCTGGCCGGCCAACTGTCGCTCAGCTTGGTGCGCCAGAGGCTGCGCAAAGTGGCGGGCCAGCCGGTGCATGCCACCGGTGCGGTCGGCAGCAAGATCGTGAAGGCGCTGCCCTTCTCGCTCACGTCAAGCCAGAACGATGCGATCGCCGAGATCCTGAAGGACATGGCCGGTCAGGAGCGGATGCTGCGGCTGCTGCAGGGCGATGTCGGCTCCGGCAAGACGCTGGTGGCGCTTATGGCAATGGCGGCGGTGATCGAGGCCGGCGGCCAGGCCGTGCTGATGGCGCCGACCGAAATCCTGGCGCGGCAGCACCACGCGACCATCTCGAAATTCGCCGCCTCCGCCGGCCTCGGCATCGAAGTGCTGACCGGGCGCACCAAAGGGCGCGAACGCGAAGACATCCTGGAACGCATCGGCTCCGGCGCAGCGCAGATCATCATCGGCACGCATGCGCTATTTCAGGAGAGCGTCAGTTACGCAAACCTGATGCTCGCGGTCGTCGACGAGCAGCACCGTTTCGGCGTTCACCAGCGCCTGCGGCTGACGGCGAAGGGCATCTCGCCGCATATGCTTGTCATGACCGCGACGCCCATCCCTCGCACGCTCGTGCTGGCTGCCTTCGGCGACATGGACGTTTCCAAACTCACCGAGAAGCCGGCCGGCCGCAAGCCAATCCAGACAATCACCGTGCCGATGGAACGAACAGGCGAAATCGTCGGGCGGCTGCGGGGGGCGATCGCTGAAGGCAAGAAGGCCTACTGGATCTGCCCGCTGGTCGAGGAGTCCGAAGAACTAGACCTGATGTCGGCGGAGGAGCGGCATGCGACGCTCGTCTCCGCGCTCGGTCCCAATATCGGCCTCATCCACGGTCGTATGAGCGGCGCGGAGAAGGATGCGGCGATGATGGCCTTCAAGAACGGCGAGACCCGCCTTCTCGTCGCCACAACAGTCGTCGAGGTCGGCGTCGACGTGCCGGATGCGACGATCATGGTGATCGAACATGCCGAACGCTTCGGCCTGGCGCAACTGCATCAGCTGCGCGGCCGCGTCGGGCGCGGCGATGAGGCTTCGACCTGCATCCTGCTCTATAAGGGGCCGCTCGGCGAAACCGGCCATTCCCGGCTCTCGATCATGCGGGAGACTGAGGACGGTTTTCGCATCGCCGAAGAGGATCTGAAGCTGCGCGGCGAAGGCGAATTGCTCGGCACAAGGCAATCCGGCACGCCGGGTTTTCGCATTGCCAGCCTCGAGGCGCATGCCGATCTGCTTGAGATTGCTCGTAAGGATGCGGCCTACCTCATTGAGCGCGATCCGGAACTGACCAGCGAAAGAGGACAGTCGATCCGCACCCTGCTCTATCTCTTCCGCCGAGATGAGGCGATCCGGTTTCTGAGAGCAGGATGA
- a CDS encoding succinate dehydrogenase assembly factor 2: MTGVTLTSAGLDPRRRRILFRCWHRGIREMDLVFGQFAEAELATLSEAELDEFETIMAEEDNDLVRWIMGTWPVPERFRTPMFARLAAYKPDFDKPLRTPE; the protein is encoded by the coding sequence ATGACAGGTGTCACGCTCACGAGTGCCGGCCTCGACCCGCGCCGCCGCCGGATCCTTTTCCGCTGCTGGCACCGCGGCATCCGCGAGATGGATCTGGTTTTCGGCCAGTTCGCCGAAGCCGAGCTCGCGACGCTGTCGGAAGCCGAGCTCGACGAGTTCGAAACGATTATGGCCGAAGAGGACAATGATCTGGTCCGCTGGATTATGGGAACCTGGCCAGTGCCTGAGCGTTTCCGGACTCCGATGTTTGCCAGGCTTGCCGCCTACAAGCCCGATTTCGACAAGCCCCTCAGGACGCCGGAATGA